From the Oryza glaberrima chromosome 5, OglaRS2, whole genome shotgun sequence genome, one window contains:
- the LOC127774910 gene encoding metallothionein-like protein 2C: protein MSCCGGNCGCGSGCQCGGGCGGCKMFPDVEATATTKTFVLAAPSNKASSGGMEMAVESGENGGCGCNTCKCGTSCSGCSCCSCN, encoded by the exons atgtctTGCTGCGGCGGCAACtgcggctgcggcagcggctgccagtgcggcggcggctgcggcgg ATGCAAGATGTTCCCTGATGTGGAGGCCACAGCCACCACCAAGACCTTCGTCCTCGCTGCTCCATCCAACAAGGC GAGCTCTGGAGGAATGGAGATGGCGGTGGAGAGCGGCgagaacggcggctgcggctgcaacACCTGCAAGTGTGGCACCAGCTGCAGcggctgctcctgctgctcctgCAACTGA
- the LOC127774341 gene encoding putative protein phosphatase 2C 46 produces MGNSLASLATPCFADAAAGGGRGRGHHAAGDDAVAFDDDDAAGGCNSIGHILSFDGRDAPAFAIHGVLLPSNPSTMASTGGGGGGGASVLNDGALSIGSSSFDSSNSFSFRTLQPRQYSGPLEYCTTSPSTSGASSSRQLGPRTDKQILNDIYANRQRRRCQGSKGPPLLGRLRKAVASLLRAGPCGFPEQEEPAAMINGVGVVRNGEESISRNVDAAAADDGAERVQWARGKAGEDRVHVVVSEEHGWMFVGIYDGFNGPDATDYLADNLYAAVCRELNGVLSEDEPDPPEAAAAAGRCNGCGGAARHREVLDAMARALRRTEEGYFAEAEARAAECPELAMMGSCVLVVLMKGADVYAMNVGDSRAVLAHQAEPDLSHVVLPRGSHHDGDGDLAGVKEAIKRQFDECEMGELAALQLTMDHSTNVYKEVRRIRSEHLDDPGCITNGRVKGCLKVTRAFGAGYLKEPRWNKALLEVFQVDYVGSSPYISCRPYIRHHRLGAQDKFLILSSDGLYDYFTKEEVVAQVEAFTASYPDEDPAKYLSHQILLRAANQAGMGFHELLEIQQGDRRQYHDDVSIIIISLEGKIWRSSQ; encoded by the exons ATGGGCAACAGCTTGGCGAGCCTGGCGACGCCGTGCttcgcggacgccgccgccggtggtgggcgcgggcgcggtcaccacgccgccggcgacgacgccgttgcgttcgacgacgacgacgccgcggggGGCTGCAACAGCATCGGTCACATTCTGAGCTTCGATGGACGCGATGCGCCGGCGTTCGCCATCCATGGCGTGTTGCTGCCGTCGAACCCGTCGACGATGgcctccaccggcggcggcggcggcggcggcgcctccgtcCTCAACGACGGCGCACTGTCCATCGGGTCGTCGTCGTTCGacagctccaactccttctCGTTCCGGACGCTCCAGCCGCGGCAGTACTCCGGGCCACTGGAGTACTGCaccacgtcgccgtcgacgtcgggcgcgtcgtcgtcgcggcagCTCGGCCCGCGCACCGACAAGCAGATCCTCAACGACATCTACGCCAACCGGCAACGCCGCCGGTGTCAGGGGTCCAAGGGGCCGCCGCTCCTCGGCCGCCTCCGCAAGGCGGTGGCGTCGCTGCTGCGCGCCGGGCCGTGCGGCTTCCCCGAGCAGGAGGAGCCCGCCGCCATGATCAACGGCGTCGGCGTGGTGAGGAACGGCGAGGAGAGCATCAGCCGGAacgtcgacgcggcggcggcggacgacggcgcggaGAGGGTGCAGTGGGCGCGCGGCAAGGCCGGGGAGGACAGGGTGCACGTGGTGGTGTCGGAGGAGCACGGGTGGATGTTCGTCGGCATCTACGACGGCTTCAATGGCCCCGACGCCACCGACTACCTCGCCGACAACCTGTACGCGGCCGTGTGCCGCGAGCTCAACGGCGTGCTCTCGGAGGACGAGCCGGAtccaccggaggcggcggcggcggcggggcggtgcAACGGGTgcggcggagcggcgcggcACCGCGAGGTGCTCGACGCGATGGCGCGGGCGCTGCGGCGGACGGAGGAGGGGTACttcgcggaggcggaggcgcgcgcggcggagtGCCCGGAGCTGGCGATGATGGGGTCGTGCGTCCTCGTCGTGCTGATGAAGGGCGCCGACGTGTACGCCATGAACGTCGGCGACAGCCGCGCCGTGCTGGCGCACCAGGCCGAGCCGGACCTGTCCCACGTCGTGCTGCCGCGGGGCAGCCAccacgatggcgacggcgacctcgccggcgtgAAGGAGGCGATCAAGCGGCAGTTCGACGAGTGCGAGATGGGGGAGCTGGCGGCGCTGCAGCTCACCATGGATCACAGCACCAATGTGTACAAG GAGGTGAGAAGGATCAGGAGTGAGCACTTGGATGATCCTGGCTGCATCACCAATGGCAGGGTGAAGGGTTGTTTGAAGGTGACAAGAGCGTTTGGAGCTGGCTACCTAAAAGAG CCCCGTTGGAACAAGGCTCTACTAGAGGTGTTCCAGGTGGATTATGTGGGTAGCTCGCCGTACATCAGCTGCCGTCCGTACATCCGACACCACCGGTTAGGGGCGCAGGACAAGTTCTTGATCCTCTCGTCGGATGGTCTGTACGACTACTTCACAAAAGAGGAGGTGGTGGCACAAGTGGAGGCCTTCACCGCCAGCTACCCCGACGAGGACCCTGCCAAGTACCTTAGCCACCAGATTCTCCTCCGGGCCGCCAATCAAGCTG GGATGGGGTTCCATGAGTTGCTAGAGATTCAGCAAGGAGATCGACGACAGTACCATGACGATGTCTCCATCATTATCATCTCCTTGGAGGGAAAAATTTGGAGATCATCACAATGA
- the LOC127773130 gene encoding pectin acetylesterase 5-like, whose amino-acid sequence MASPTSSASVPASHHLRLWWRRRGRGGAVGATFTVALLAAALLLALSLYASSLPRAPTTPSSSSNLVGLTLVRRAKEKGAVCLDGSAPGYHLQRGSGTGSQNWLLHLEGGGWCRNLRSCASRQKSVLGSSQYMERQIEFAGILSNDKFQNPDFYNWNKVKIRYCDGASFSGNVKNELQNGTKFFFRGQRIWEAVMSELLLKGLRHAKQAFLTGCSAGGLATFIHCDNFRTLLPKDSRVKCLADGGFFLDVEDISGQRTMRAFYNDVVRLQDLRGRFPHCGPNMDLGQCFFPSEVVKDIITPVFVLNPAYDAWQVQHVLSPVASDPQHSWLECRLDISKCDSNQLEILQGFRKKLHDTISELKHKKDWGFFIDSCFIHCQSLNSLTWHSPSSLRVNNKTIAEAVGDWFFDRREVKEIDCEYPCNPTCHNLVFAKPFKA is encoded by the exons ATGGCGTCGCCGACGTCCTCCGCCTCCGTGCCGGCTAGCCACCACCTGCGCCtctggtggcgccgccgcggccgcggcggcgccgtcggggCCACCTTCACCgtcgcgctcctcgccgccgcgctgctcctcgCCCTCTCCTTGTACGCCTCCTCCCTGCCCCGCGCGCCTaccacgccctcctcctcctctaacCTCGTCGGCCTCACCCTCGTCCGCCGCGCCAAGGAGAAGGGCGCGG TGTGCTTGGATGGGAGCGCGCCGGGGTACCATCTGCAGAGAGGCTCCGGCACTGGATCTCAAAACTGGCTCCTTCACTTGGAG GGCGGAGGCTGGTGCCGGAATCTGAGGTCATGTGCTTCACGTCAAAAATCGGTGTTGGGTTCATCGCAATACATGGAACGCCAGATTGAGTTTGCTGGGATCTTGAGTAATGACAAATTTCAAAACCCAG ATTTTTACAATTGGAATAAAGTTAAGATAAGGTATTGTGATGGGGCATCATTTTCTGGAAACGTCAAGAACGAATTGCAG AATGGCACAAAATTCTTTTTCCGGGGCCAGCGTATCTGGGAGGCAGTAATGAGCGAACTTCTACTAAAGGGACTCAGGCATGCCAAACAG GCTTTTCTAACAGGATGCTCTGCTGGTGGGCTAGCCACTTTCATTCACTGCGATAATTTCCGTACACTGCTACCAAAGGATTCTAGGGTTAAGTGTCTTGCGGATGGTGGATTTTTCCTCGATGT AGAGGACATTTCTGGGCAAAGGACCATGCGAGCATTCTACAACGATGTTGTCCGTCTTCAG GATCTGCGTGGAAGGTTTCCCCATTGTGGTCCAAACATGGATCTGGGCCAG TGCTTCTTCCCAAGTGAAGTTGTAAAGGACATCATCACCCCAGTATTTGTTCTTAATCCAGCGTATGATGCTTGGCAG GTGCAACATGTGTTGAGTCCAGTAGCATCTGACCCTCAACATTCATGGCTAGAATGCAGACTGGATATTAGCAAGTGTGATTCGAACCAACTTGAAATTCTCCAAG GTTTTAGGAAAAAGTTACATGATACTATAAGTGAACTTAAGCACAAAAAGGACTGGGGCTTTTTTATCGACTCATGCTTTATACACTGTCAGTCGTTGAACTCCTTGACTTGGCATTCTCCATCTTCTCTTAGAGTCAACAACAAG ACCATTGCAGAGGCGGTTGGAGATTGGTTCTTTGACAGAAGAGAGGTGAAGGAAATTGATTGTGAATATCCCTGCAACCCGACTTGCCACAACTTGGTTTTTGCCAAGCCTTTCAAGGCATGA
- the LOC127773129 gene encoding E3 ubiquitin-protein ligase XB3, with product MGHGVSCARTGDEHDFFRAAQLGDLDALAALLAADPSLARRATLYDRLSVLHIAAANGRIEVLSMFLDRGAPPDAVNRHKQTPLMLAAMHGKIDCVLKLLQADANILMFDSVHARTCLHHAAYYGHVDCLQAILAAAQTTPVADSWGFARFVNVRDDHGATPLHLAARQGRPGCVQVLLENGAIVSALTGSYGFPGSTSLHLAARSGNLDCIRKLLAWGADRLQRDSAGRIPYSVALKRNHGACAALLNPTSAEPMVWPSPLKFISELEPEAKALLEAALMEANREREKKILNGTKYSLPSPSPGDDSADDDACSEVSDTELCCICFDQACTIEVQDCGHQMCAPCTLALCCHNKPNPTTLTPPSPACPFCRGSISRLVVAQTRSACDPDKPSSPQLTRKRSRRSHNLSEGSSSFKGLSSAMGSFSKLGRGSSRMADSDSSNLDKPEHDL from the exons ATGGGTCACGGTGTCAGCTGCGCCCGCACCGGCGACGAGCACGACTTCTTCCGGGCGGCGCAGCTCGGCGACCTCGACGCCCtggccgccctcctcgccgccgacccttccctcgcccgccgcgccacccTCTACGACCGCCTCTCCGTCCtccacatcgccgccgccaatggCCGCATCGAG gTGCTCTCCATGTTCTTGGATCGCGGGGCGCCGCCGGACGCGGTGAATCGGCACAAGCAG ACGCCGCTGATGCTCGCGGCCATGCACGGCAAGATCGACTGCGTGCTCAAACTCCTCCAGGCCGACGCAAAT ATCTTGATGTTCGACTCGGTGCACGCGAGGACCTGCCTCCACCACGCGGCGTACTACGGCCACGTCGACTGCCTGCaggccatcctcgccgccgcgcagaCCACGCCGGTGGCCGACTCATG GGGTTTCGCCCGGTTCGTCAACGTCAGGGACGACCACGGCGCCACGCCGCTGCATCTCGCGGCCAGGCAGGGGCGGCCGGGGTGCGTGCAGGTGTTGCTGGAGAACGGCGCCATTGTGTCGGCTTTGACAGGATCATATGG CTTCCCTGGAAGCACGTCGCTTCATTTGGCTGCTCGTAGCGGGAACTTGGATTGCATCAGGAAGCTGCTTGCCTGGGGAGCTGATCGGCTCCAAAGGGATTCGGCTGG GAGAATTCCCTATTCTGTTGCGCTGAAACGGAACCATGGAGCATGTGCAGCTTTGCTGAACCCTACATCAGCAGAGCCCATGGTGTGGCCATCCCCACTTAAGTTCATCAGTGAGCTTGAACCAGAAGCTAAGGCTCTCCTGGAAGCAGCTCTGATGGAAGCCaacagggagagggagaagaaaatCCTGAATGGCACAAAGTACTCCCTGCCATCCCCTTCGCCCGGTGATGACAGTGCCGATGACGATGCATGCTCAGAG GTGAGCGACACGGAGCTCTGCTGCATCTGCTTCGACCAGGCTTGCACCATTGAGGTGCAAGACTGTGGACATCAAATGTGTGCACCGTGCACGCTGGCACTGTGCTGTCACAACAAACCCAATCCGACGACCCTGACACCGCCCTCACCGGCCTGCCCATTCTGCCGGGGCAGCATCTCACGGCTGGTGGTGGCCCAAACAAGGTCTGCTTGTGATCCTGACAAGCCGTCATCCCCGCAGCTCACCCGGAAGCGGTCGCGTCGATCTCACAACCTCAGTGAGGGCAGCAGCAGCTTCAAAGGTCTATCTTCGGCCATGGGCTCCTTCTCAAAGCTTGGCCGTGGCTCGAGCCGCATGGCGGACAGTGACAGCAGCAACCTGGACAAGCCTGAGCACGATCTATGA
- the LOC127773148 gene encoding probable clathrin assembly protein At4g32285 encodes MSIRKALGAVKDQTSIGIAKVSAAIAPELDVAIVRATSHEDAPAEDRHVREVVTLTAHSRPYTAACAASLSRRLSRTRDYVVAAKCLALAHRLVADGDPHFRHELVRPAGRLGAPMLALLAEFRDEAHSASWDHSAFVRAYALYLDHRARFLISLLPAPRTVRFADETGSPPRGSTAATVQEMDTEALLGRALQLRQLLDRFLACRPSGGARQSRVVLATLYPVVKESTQLCSDVAVVLAVLLDRFFDMDYPDCVKVFEAHVSTAKQTDDLLAFYGWCDDVRLARPADFADVKRIDDKLLETLEQFVRERGRAGHSSPPPWQQQQQQTAQSDELDMNGIKALPAPEHHAAEPSRSAPEKVAPEQMAPPPPPQTGDLVDLREPVVEDEQENKLALALFSGTENGGWVAFPSDDAAEVTSAWQTPAAEAGKAEWELALVETASKLSRQKASMGGGLDPLLLHGMYDQGAVRQQVGAHAAATGSASSVAAPRRAPVLALPAPDGTARTTGGDPFAASLGVPPPAYVQMAEMERKQQLLVQEQQMWAQYRQGGMQGQVAMDRLAAGAMPVQYGMPMASAYGGYY; translated from the coding sequence atGTCGATCCGCAAGGCGCTGGGCGCCGTCAAGGACCAGACCTCCATCGGCATCGCCAAggtctccgccgccatcgcgccGGAGCTCGACGTCGCCATCGTCCGCGCGACGTCGCACGAGGACGCCCCCGCGGAGGACCGCCATGTCCGCGAGGTGGTCACCCTCACCGCGCACTCCCGCCCCTacaccgccgcctgcgccgcctccctctcgcgCCGCCTCTCCAGGACGCGCGACtacgtcgtcgccgccaagtGCCTCGCGCTCGcccaccgcctcgtcgccgacggcgacccGCACTTCCGCCACGAGCTCGTCCGCCCCGCGGGCCGCCTCGGCGCGCCGATGCTCGCGCTCCTCGCCGAGTTCCGCGACGAGGCGCACTCCGCGTCGTGGGACCACTCCGCCTTCGTCCGCGCCTACGCGCTCTACCTCGACCACCGCGCCCGCttcctcatctccctcctccccgcgccgcgCACCGTGCGCTTCGCCGACGAGACAGGATCGCCGCCGCGagggtcgacggcggcgacggtgcaaGAGATGGACACCGAGGCGCTCCTCGGCCGCGCGCTGCAGCTCCGCCAGCTGCTCGACCGCTTCCTCGCGTGCCGCCCATCCGGCGGCGCGAGGCAAAGCCGCGTCGTGCTCGCCACGCTCTACCCGGTGGTCAAGGAGAGCACGCAGCTCTgctccgacgtcgccgtcgtgctcgccgTCCTCCTTGACCGCTTCTTCGACATGGACTACCCCGACTGCGTCAAGGTCTTCGAGGCACACGTCAGCACCGCCAAGCAAACCGACGACCTCCTCGCCTTCTACGGCTGGTGCGACGACGTCCGCCTCGCCCGCCCGGCCGACTTCGCCGACGTCAAGCGCATCGACGACAAGCTCCTCGAGACGCTCGAGCAGTTCGTGCGAGAGCGCGGCAGGGCGGGTCACAGCTCGCCGCCtccatggcagcagcagcagcaacaaactGCCCAGAGCGACGAGCTCGACATGAACGGCATCAAGGCGCTCCCGGCGCCGGAGCATCACGCCGCTGAGCCATCGCGATCGGCGCCGGAGAAAGTTGCACCAGAACaaatggcgccgccgccgccgccgcagactgGCGACCTCGTCGACCTCAGGGAACCCGTGGTGGAAGACGAGCAGGAGAACAAGCTCGCGCTGGCGCTCTTCTCCGGCACGGAGAACGGCGGGTGGGTGGCCTTCCCGTCGGACGACGCGGCCGAGGTGACGTCGGCGTGgcagacgccggcggcggaggccggcaaGGCGGAGTGGGAGCTCGCCCTGGTGGAGACGGCGAGCAAGCTGTCGCGGCAGAAGGCGTCCATGGGCGGCGGGCTGGACCCGCTGCTGCTGCACGGGATGTACGACCAGGGCGCCGTCCGGCAGCAGGTGggcgcgcacgcggcggcgacggggagcgcgagcagcgtggcggcgccgcgccgcgcgcccgtgcTGGCGCTGCCGGCGCCCGACGGCACGGCGCgaaccaccggcggcgacccgtTCGCGGCGTCGTTgggcgtgccgccgccggcgtacgTGCAGATGGCGGAGATGGAGAGGAAGCAGCAGCTGCTGGTGCAGGAGCAGCAGATGTGGGCGCAGTACAGGCAGGGCGGCATGCAGGGTCAGGTCGCCATGGAcaggctcgccgccggcgccatgccGGTGCAGTACGGGATGCCCATGGCGTCGGCGTACGGTGGCTACTACTGA
- the LOC127772747 gene encoding dof zinc finger protein DOF3.6-like, which translates to MIFPPAFLDSSSWNDNNNNNHNQQQQQQQQQHAHGHHQHHQVATGCGGGGGGGDGNNSHELLQQQSMIPGTLADGGGGGGAVGPAKPMSMSERARLARIPLPEPGLKCPRCDSTNTKFCYFNNYSLSQPRHFCRACRRYWTRGGALRNVPVGGGYRRHAKRAKPKPASAAGSASAATTTAGSTPAGSTTTTTSSTCATPNAPALPAMLGGNLSILPPLLRLADFDAMSLGSTFSGMAAAAGKPPPVDAAGCYSVGAATGLEQWRLQQMQSFPFFHAMDHQAAMAAPPPAMAMPGMFQLGLDGDGHGGGGGEDGGELHHAMPSSKREGYPRGMYGDHHLAGGYTSYSSATTGNHLL; encoded by the exons ATGATCTTCCCCCCTGCCTTCCTGGATTCCTCGAGCTGGAAtgataacaacaacaacaaccacaaccagcagcagcagcagcagcagcag CAACATGCTCACGGCCACCACCAGCATCATCAGGTCGCCACCGgttgtggaggcggcggcggcggcggcgacggcaataATAGTcatgagcttctgcagcagcagtCAATGATTCCGGGCACGCttgccgatggcggcggcggaggcggcgcggtggggccGGCGAAGCCGATGTCGATGTCGGAGAGGGCGCGGCTGGCGAGGATCCCGCTGCCGGAGCCGGGGCTCAAGTGCCCGCGCTGCGACTCCACCAACACCAAGTTCTGTTACTTCAACAACTACTCCCTCTCCCAGCCCCGCCActtctgccgcgcctgccgccgctactggacccgcggcggcgcgctccgcaacgtccccgtcggcggcggatACCGCCGCCACGCCAAGCGCGCCAAGCCCAAGCCGGCGTCCGCGGCGGGCTCCGCctcagccgccaccaccaccgccggctcGACGCCAGcggggtcgacgacgacgacgacgtcctccACCTGCGCCACGCCCAACGCGCCCGCCCTCCCGGCGATGCTGGGCGGCAACCTCTCCatcctgccgccgctgctccgcctcgcCGACTTCGACGCCATGAGCCTCGGCTCCACCTTCTCCggcatggcggccgccgccggcaagccaCCGCCCGTCGACGCGGCCGGCTGCTACtccgtcggcgccgccaccggcctcgAGCAATGGAGACTACAGCAGATGCAGAGCTTCCCGTTCTTCCACGCCATGGATCaccaggcggcgatggcggcgccaccgccggcaatGGCAATGCCGGGGATGTTCCAGCTAGGCCTAGACGGCGAcggccatggtggcggcggcggcgaagacggTGGAGAGCTCCACCATGCGATGCCATCATCGAAGAGAGAAGGCTACCCAAGGGGCATGTATGGCGATCATCACCTCGCTGGAGGATACACCTCCTACTCCAGTGCAACCACAGGTAACCATCTCTTGTAA